From Oceanipulchritudo coccoides, the proteins below share one genomic window:
- the plsY gene encoding glycerol-3-phosphate 1-O-acyltransferase PlsY, whose translation MNAYVISLFSLLAGYLIGSISFAVLITRAKGVDIFSVGSGNPGATNVLRVLGKPYGYTCFLLDAFKGVAAVLIGRGLSLQAGLDPQLLGIIGLLGAILGHSFSLFLKFKGGKGVATTVGGLFTLLPLVMLIGAILWLIVFLISRYVSLASLVLGVSLPVSAFFLKSDQASFWLCVFLAILILVRHRANIQRLLAGTENRAGRSRKS comes from the coding sequence GTGAATGCGTATGTCATAAGCCTGTTTTCCCTGCTTGCCGGATACCTCATCGGATCAATCTCCTTTGCTGTATTGATCACCCGTGCCAAGGGGGTGGACATCTTTTCGGTAGGCAGCGGTAATCCTGGCGCGACCAATGTCCTTCGTGTTCTGGGCAAGCCTTATGGATATACCTGTTTTCTGCTGGACGCGTTCAAGGGTGTCGCCGCGGTGCTTATTGGCCGCGGGCTCTCCCTTCAGGCGGGCCTAGATCCGCAGTTGCTGGGAATCATTGGTTTGCTAGGGGCAATCCTCGGGCATAGTTTTTCGCTCTTCCTGAAATTCAAGGGAGGGAAGGGCGTGGCAACCACAGTTGGCGGCTTGTTTACGCTTTTGCCACTGGTCATGCTGATCGGTGCCATCTTGTGGCTTATTGTGTTTCTTATTTCACGGTATGTCTCCCTTGCCAGTCTGGTTCTTGGGGTCAGCCTGCCTGTAAGTGCCTTTTTCCTGAAATCCGATCAGGCCAGTTTCTGGCTCTGTGTATTTCTCGCCATTCTCATTCTAGTTCGTCACCGCGCAAACATTCAACGCCTTCTGGCCGGAACGGAAAACCGCGCCGGGCGTAGTAGGAAATCATGA